Proteins encoded together in one Helicobacter pylori window:
- a CDS encoding DNA-binding response regulator — MQKKIFLLEDDYLLSESVKEFLEHLGYEVFCTFNGKEAYERLSVERFNLLLLDVQVPEMNSLELFKRIKNDFLISTPVIFITALQDNATLKNAFNLGASDYLKKPFDLDELEARIKRFFNDDPIEIMPNIFYHQNCLSVRGKKEILPPKTAQLLEYFLEHKGQIISSQVLENNLWEQAIDDSTLRTYIKVLRKLLGKNCIETHKGVGYRFNPL; from the coding sequence ATGCAAAAAAAGATTTTTTTACTAGAAGACGATTACCTTTTAAGCGAGAGCGTTAAGGAGTTTTTGGAGCATTTGGGCTATGAAGTGTTTTGCACTTTTAATGGGAAAGAAGCTTATGAAAGGCTCTCTGTTGAGCGCTTCAACCTCTTGCTTTTAGACGTGCAGGTGCCTGAAATGAATAGCTTGGAATTGTTTAAGCGCATCAAAAACGATTTTTTAATCTCTACGCCTGTGATTTTTATCACCGCCTTACAGGATAACGCTACCTTAAAAAACGCCTTTAATTTAGGAGCGAGCGATTATTTGAAAAAGCCTTTTGATTTAGATGAATTAGAAGCGCGCATTAAAAGGTTTTTCAATGATGATCCCATAGAAATCATGCCTAACATTTTTTATCACCAAAATTGCTTGAGTGTCAGGGGCAAAAAAGAGATCTTGCCGCCCAAAACCGCCCAACTTTTAGAATACTTTTTAGAGCATAAGGGGCAAATCATCAGCTCTCAAGTGCTAGAAAATAACTTATGGGAACAAGCGATTGATGATTCCACCTTACGCACTTACATTAAGGTGTTGCGCAAGCTTTTGGGTAAAAATTGCATAGAAACGCATAAGGGGGTGGGCTATCGCTTTAACCCACTATGA
- the nadA gene encoding quinolinate synthase NadA, translated as MPTDNDLKTSILELLHDLDALLVAHFYQKDEIVELAHYTGDSLELAKIASQSDKNLIVFCGVHFMGESVKALAFDKQVIMPKLSCCSMARMIDSHYYDRSVHLLKEYGVKEFYPITYINSNAEVKAKVAKDNGVVCTSRNASKIFNHALKQNKKIFFLPDKCLGENLALENGLKSAILGVNSQEEIKNADVVCYNGFCSVHQLFKLEDIEFYRQKYPDILIAVHPECEPSVVSNADFSGSTSQIIEFVEKLSPNQKVAIGTESHLVNRLKAKRNHQNTFILSSTLAFCPTMNETTLKDLFEVLKAYKNHRAYNTIELKDEVARLAKLALTKMMELS; from the coding sequence ATGCCAACTGATAACGATTTAAAAACTTCTATTTTAGAATTGTTGCACGATTTAGACGCGCTTTTAGTGGCTCACTTTTATCAAAAAGATGAGATTGTAGAGTTAGCCCATTATACAGGCGATAGCTTGGAGTTGGCTAAAATCGCAAGCCAGAGCGATAAAAACCTCATCGTGTTTTGCGGGGTGCATTTTATGGGTGAGAGCGTGAAAGCCTTAGCCTTTGACAAACAAGTGATCATGCCCAAACTCTCATGTTGTTCTATGGCGAGGATGATTGATAGCCATTACTACGATAGAAGCGTTCATTTATTGAAAGAATACGGCGTTAAAGAATTTTACCCTATCACTTATATCAATTCTAACGCTGAAGTGAAAGCCAAAGTCGCTAAAGATAACGGCGTGGTTTGCACGAGCAGGAACGCTTCTAAAATCTTTAATCACGCTTTAAAACAAAATAAAAAAATCTTTTTTTTACCGGATAAATGCTTGGGGGAAAATCTAGCCCTAGAAAACGGCTTAAAAAGCGCGATTTTGGGCGTAAATAGCCAAGAAGAAATTAAAAACGCTGATGTGGTTTGTTATAACGGCTTTTGCTCGGTGCATCAGCTTTTCAAGTTAGAAGACATTGAATTTTACCGCCAAAAATACCCGGATATTTTAATCGCTGTCCATCCAGAGTGCGAGCCTAGCGTAGTTTCTAACGCTGATTTTAGCGGATCAACGAGTCAAATCATAGAATTTGTAGAAAAGTTAAGCCCTAATCAAAAAGTCGCCATAGGCACTGAAAGCCATTTAGTCAACCGCTTGAAAGCCAAGCGAAATCATCAAAACACTTTCATTCTTTCTAGCACGCTTGCCTTTTGTCCTACCATGAATGAAACGACTTTAAAGGATTTGTTTGAAGTCTTAAAGGCTTATAAAAACCATAGGGCTTACAATACGATTGAATTAAAAGATGAGGTGGCGCGCTTAGCCAAACTCGCTTTAACCAAAATGATGGAGTTATCTTAA
- a CDS encoding helix-turn-helix domain-containing protein → MLSSNDLFMVVLGAILLVLVCLVGYLYLKEKEFYHKMRRLEKTLDESYQENYIYSKRLKELEGRLEGLSLEKSAKEDSSLRTTLSHLYSQLQEIQKSMDKERDYLEEKIITLENKFKDMGHYAASDEINEKQVLKMYQEGYSVDSISKEFKVSKGEVEFILNMAGLKW, encoded by the coding sequence ATGTTATCTTCTAATGATTTGTTTATGGTCGTTTTGGGGGCGATTTTATTGGTGTTGGTGTGCTTGGTGGGGTATTTGTATCTTAAAGAAAAAGAGTTCTACCATAAAATGAGGCGTTTAGAAAAAACCTTAGACGAATCCTATCAAGAAAATTATATTTATTCTAAGCGTTTGAAAGAATTAGAGGGGCGTTTGGAAGGCCTTTCTTTAGAAAAAAGCGCTAAAGAGGACAGTTCATTGAGAACGACTCTTTCACACCTTTATAGCCAGTTGCAAGAAATCCAAAAATCCATGGACAAAGAGCGCGATTATTTAGAAGAAAAAATCATTACTTTAGAAAACAAATTCAAAGACATGGGGCATTATGCTGCTAGCGATGAGATCAACGAAAAACAGGTTTTGAAAATGTATCAAGAAGGCTATAGCGTGGATTCTATTTCTAAAGAATTTAAAGTGAGTAAGGGCGAGGTGGAATTTATATTGAACATGGCAGGGTTAAAATGGTAG
- a CDS encoding ComEC family DNA internalization-related competence protein, with the protein MLAINLYLEYLNYQKLDFSKPTSLNAQILLQYPKTKDQKTYFVLKLQSKGMIFYTTIKEPLKNLQYRHAQFFGKFKFCSFLESLKSCFFQTYSFSLTRKHNFKSHWRHSIDSAHSNALVGNLYRALFIGDSLNKDLRDRANALGINHLLAISGFHLGILSASVYFLFSLFYTPLQKRYFPYRNAFYDIGVLVWVFLLGYLLLLDFLPSFFRAFLMGLLGFLACFFGVRILSFKLLILACCIAIALLPKLLFSVGFLLSVCGVWYIFLFLKHTQIFFKTSSFLARSFQAISLSVLVFLNMLIVAHAFFPMFSPYQLFSIPLGLIFIVFFPLSLFLHAVGLGSLLDHILSMPLTIPTISIPSPLWLLGAHLFLTILSARFFKVYLSMNVLSAGFFLYCCYQYIIMPSLIVG; encoded by the coding sequence TTGTTGGCGATCAATCTTTATTTAGAATACTTGAATTACCAAAAGCTTGATTTTTCAAAACCTACAAGCTTGAACGCTCAAATCTTGTTGCAATACCCTAAAACTAAAGATCAAAAAACCTATTTTGTCTTAAAGCTCCAATCAAAGGGCATGATCTTTTACACCACCATTAAAGAGCCTTTAAAAAACCTCCAATACCGCCACGCACAATTTTTTGGCAAGTTCAAATTTTGTTCGTTCTTAGAGTCTCTAAAATCATGCTTTTTTCAAACTTATTCTTTTTCTTTAACGCGAAAACACAATTTCAAATCGCATTGGCGCCATTCCATTGATAGCGCTCATTCCAACGCTTTGGTGGGTAATTTGTATCGAGCTTTATTTATAGGGGATAGCTTGAATAAAGATTTAAGAGATAGGGCTAACGCGCTAGGGATCAACCACTTACTAGCCATTAGCGGGTTCCATTTAGGGATTTTGAGCGCGAGCGTGTATTTTCTTTTTTCGCTTTTTTATACCCCCTTACAAAAACGCTATTTCCCTTACAGGAACGCTTTTTATGATATAGGGGTTTTGGTGTGGGTTTTTTTGCTAGGGTATTTGTTGCTATTAGATTTTTTACCCTCTTTTTTCAGGGCGTTTTTAATGGGCTTATTAGGGTTTTTGGCATGCTTTTTTGGGGTAAGGATTTTGAGTTTTAAACTTTTGATTTTAGCGTGCTGTATCGCCATAGCGTTACTCCCTAAATTGCTTTTTAGCGTGGGGTTTTTGCTTTCTGTTTGTGGGGTGTGGTACATCTTTTTATTTTTAAAACACACTCAAATTTTTTTTAAAACCTCTTCTTTTTTGGCGCGATCGTTTCAAGCCATAAGCTTAAGCGTGCTGGTGTTTTTGAACATGCTCATTGTTGCGCATGCCTTTTTCCCTATGTTTTCGCCCTACCAGCTCTTTAGCATTCCTTTAGGCTTGATTTTTATCGTGTTTTTCCCTTTGAGTTTGTTCTTGCATGCGGTGGGTTTAGGGTCTTTGTTGGATCATATTCTAAGCATGCCTTTAACAATCCCTACGATTTCAATCCCTTCGCCTTTATGGCTTTTAGGGGCGCATTTATTTTTAACGATTCTAAGCGCGCGATTTTTTAAAGTTTATTTAAGCATGAATGTTTTGAGCGCGGGCTTTTTCTTGTATTGTTGCTATCAATATATTATAATGCCTAGCTTAATTGTAGGTTAG
- a CDS encoding phosphatidylserine decarboxylase — protein MVALSNALSRVFGSVAGYEFPSFIQKGINALYVKIFKIDLSEFEPLENYKSLNALFTRSLKKERPFDKAPNICIAPCDALITECAFLDNDSALQIKGMPYKAHELVGEINPLNPSFFYVNFYLSPKDYHHYHSPCDLEILEARYFAGKLLPVNKPSLYKNNNLFVGNERVVLVAKDIQGNRLYFVAVGALNVGKMRFNFDKNIQTNAKARFTQTYSYNPPIKVKKGDNLGNFEMGSTIVLFIQNTAFKDLKEKSVKFGESIGEFHAN, from the coding sequence ATGGTAGCTTTAAGCAACGCTCTTTCAAGGGTTTTTGGCTCTGTGGCTGGTTATGAATTCCCTTCTTTTATCCAAAAAGGCATCAACGCCCTTTACGTTAAGATCTTCAAAATTGATTTGAGCGAGTTTGAGCCTTTGGAAAATTACAAGAGTTTGAACGCCCTTTTCACGCGCTCCTTAAAAAAAGAACGCCCCTTTGACAAAGCCCCTAATATTTGCATTGCACCTTGCGATGCTTTAATCACTGAATGCGCTTTTTTAGACAACGATAGCGCTTTGCAGATTAAAGGCATGCCCTATAAAGCGCATGAATTAGTGGGCGAAATCAACCCTTTAAACCCTTCTTTTTTTTATGTGAATTTTTACCTTTCGCCCAAAGATTACCACCACTACCATTCTCCTTGCGATTTAGAAATTTTAGAGGCTCGTTATTTTGCGGGGAAATTACTACCGGTCAATAAACCATCGCTTTACAAAAACAACAATCTGTTTGTGGGCAATGAAAGGGTAGTGCTTGTTGCAAAAGACATTCAAGGCAATCGATTGTATTTTGTAGCGGTGGGAGCGCTAAATGTGGGTAAAATGCGTTTTAATTTTGATAAGAATATCCAAACTAACGCTAAAGCCCGTTTCACGCAAACCTACTCTTACAACCCGCCGATTAAGGTTAAAAAAGGGGATAATTTAGGGAATTTTGAAATGGGCTCTACGATTGTTTTATTCATTCAAAACACCGCTTTTAAGGATTTGAAAGAAAAAAGCGTGAAGTTTGGGGAAAGTATAGGGGAATTTCATGCCAACTGA
- a CDS encoding NAD(P)H-hydrate dehydratase, whose product MLSVYEKVDALDKRALEELFLSEDILMENAAMALERAVLQNASLGAKVIILCGSGDNGGDGYALARRLVGRFKTLVFEMKLAKSPMCQLQKERAKKAGVTIKTWEEKNEDLECDVLIDCVVGSAFKGGLEPFLDFESLSQKARFKIACDIPSGIDSKGRVDKRAFKADTTISMGAIKSCLLSDRAKDYVGELKVGHLGVFNQIYEIPTDTFLLEKSDLKLPLRDRKNAHKGDYGHAHVLLGKHSGAGLLSAISALSFGSGVVSIQALECEITSNNKPLELVFCENFPKKLSAFAIGMGLENIPKDFNKWLELAPCVLDAGVFYHKEILQALEKEAVLTPHPKEFLSLLKLVGINISMLELLDNKLEIARDFSQKYPKVVLLLKGANTLIAHQGRTFINILGSVALAKAGSGDVLAGLILSLLSQNYTPLDAAINASLAHALASLEFKNNYALTPLDLVEKIKRL is encoded by the coding sequence ATGCTTTCAGTGTATGAAAAAGTGGATGCCCTAGACAAAAGGGCGCTTGAAGAATTGTTTTTAAGCGAAGACATTTTAATGGAAAACGCCGCTATGGCTTTAGAAAGGGCGGTTTTACAAAACGCTTCTTTAGGTGCTAAAGTCATTATCCTTTGTGGGAGCGGGGATAATGGGGGCGATGGCTATGCGTTAGCTAGGCGTTTAGTGGGGCGTTTTAAAACGCTGGTCTTTGAAATGAAACTAGCCAAAAGCCCCATGTGCCAATTGCAAAAAGAAAGGGCCAAAAAAGCAGGGGTAACCATCAAAACATGGGAAGAAAAGAATGAAGATTTAGAATGCGATGTATTAATAGATTGCGTGGTAGGGAGCGCTTTTAAGGGCGGATTAGAGCCGTTTTTAGACTTTGAAAGCCTTTCTCAAAAAGCGCGTTTTAAAATCGCTTGCGACATTCCTAGCGGGATCGATTCTAAAGGCAGGGTGGATAAGAGGGCGTTTAAAGCGGATACGACTATCAGCATGGGCGCTATCAAGTCATGCTTATTAAGCGATAGGGCTAAAGACTATGTGGGGGAATTGAAAGTGGGGCATTTGGGGGTTTTTAATCAAATCTATGAGATCCCAACAGACACTTTTTTACTGGAAAAAAGCGATCTCAAACTGCCCTTAAGGGATAGAAAAAACGCTCATAAGGGCGATTACGGGCATGCGCATGTGCTTTTAGGCAAGCATAGTGGGGCGGGGTTATTGAGCGCAATAAGTGCGTTAAGTTTTGGATCTGGAGTGGTGAGTATCCAAGCGTTAGAATGCGAGATAACTTCTAATAACAAGCCTTTAGAATTGGTTTTTTGTGAAAATTTCCCTAAAAAGCTCAGCGCGTTCGCTATTGGCATGGGGTTAGAAAATATTCCAAAGGATTTTAACAAGTGGCTTGAATTAGCCCCATGCGTTTTAGATGCGGGCGTTTTTTATCATAAAGAGATCTTGCAAGCCTTAGAAAAAGAAGCCGTTTTAACCCCTCACCCTAAAGAGTTTTTATCGTTGTTAAAATTAGTGGGGATCAATATAAGCATGCTAGAATTGTTAGACAATAAACTAGAAATCGCAAGGGATTTTTCTCAAAAATACCCCAAGGTGGTTTTGCTTTTAAAGGGGGCTAATACCCTAATCGCTCATCAAGGGCGAACTTTTATTAACATTTTAGGGAGCGTGGCTTTGGCTAAAGCAGGCAGTGGCGATGTGTTAGCGGGGCTTATTTTAAGCTTGCTTTCTCAAAACTACACGCCTTTAGACGCTGCTATTAACGCAAGCCTAGCGCACGCTCTAGCGAGTTTAGAATTTAAGAACAATTACGCTTTAACGCCCTTAGATCTGGTAGAAAAGATCAAACGACTATAA
- a CDS encoding sensor histidine kinase — protein sequence MRGWAIALTHYEKKSLKLFLGTYLGSSFVLMLVISVLAFNYEKNEKIKMIRMDMDKMASKIASEVVALHMQTHADYQNALNALISRYKDASMALFDSKKRVLYSNIPESADLIKNHKEAGFFSFKGEYYLFTDETFAHLGVAKMLFKNSKPLHFSSLYRNMVLVFVIAFLCVIGVSVFLGRLFLKPIRNEITRIDHFLKNTTHELNTPMSALVLSLKTLEDSQQHRHIKIAIQRMSFLYRSLSYLVMQDIERESFVLLDLKALIIKENTLFSEMIDYHKLEFKSDLVEVAFKAKEQDFLSLYSNLLMNAIKYSVMHGYIHIELTHEFLKVKNLGYEIPKDKIAELSVRYARFNSSVLGYGIGLDLVKKVCEKYKMRLEIHSEPSLKGTFYENSFCIHFQG from the coding sequence ATAAGGGGGTGGGCTATCGCTTTAACCCACTATGAAAAAAAATCCCTCAAACTCTTTTTAGGGACTTATTTAGGCTCTTCGTTTGTGTTAATGCTAGTGATTAGCGTTTTAGCGTTTAACTATGAAAAAAACGAAAAAATCAAAATGATACGCATGGACATGGACAAAATGGCTTCTAAGATCGCTAGCGAAGTGGTTGCCTTGCACATGCAAACGCATGCGGATTATCAAAACGCTTTAAACGCCCTCATTTCACGCTATAAAGACGCTTCCATGGCGCTTTTTGATAGTAAAAAGCGTGTTTTATATTCCAATATCCCTGAAAGCGCGGATTTGATTAAAAACCATAAAGAGGCGGGCTTTTTTAGTTTTAAGGGGGAATATTACCTATTCACTGATGAAACTTTCGCTCATTTAGGCGTGGCTAAAATGCTTTTTAAAAATTCTAAACCCCTTCATTTTTCTTCTTTGTATCGTAATATGGTTTTAGTGTTTGTTATAGCGTTTTTATGCGTGATAGGGGTTTCTGTGTTTTTAGGGCGTTTGTTTTTAAAGCCCATTAGGAATGAAATCACCCGTATTGATCATTTTTTAAAAAACACCACGCATGAATTAAACACCCCCATGAGCGCTTTAGTCTTGTCTTTAAAAACCTTAGAAGACAGCCAACAACACCGCCACATTAAAATCGCTATCCAGCGCATGAGTTTTTTATACCGCTCGCTCTCTTATTTAGTGATGCAAGACATTGAGCGCGAATCTTTTGTGCTTTTAGACTTAAAAGCCCTAATCATCAAAGAAAACACGCTTTTTAGCGAGATGATAGACTACCACAAGCTGGAATTTAAAAGCGATCTAGTAGAGGTGGCGTTTAAGGCTAAAGAGCAGGATTTCCTTTCGCTTTATAGCAATTTACTCATGAACGCGATCAAATACAGCGTCATGCATGGGTATATCCACATAGAGCTAACGCATGAGTTTTTGAAAGTGAAAAATTTAGGGTATGAAATCCCTAAAGACAAGATCGCAGAATTAAGCGTTCGTTATGCGCGTTTCAATTCTAGCGTGTTGGGCTATGGTATAGGGTTAGATTTAGTGAAAAAAGTGTGCGAAAAGTATAAAATGCGTTTAGAAATTCATAGCGAACCCTCTTTAAAGGGAACGTTTTACGAAAATTCGTTCTGTATTCATTTTCAAGGATAA
- a CDS encoding site-specific DNA-methyltransferase translates to MILNKIYIEDVFTFLDKLEDKSVDLAIIDSPYNLKIASWDSFKNDEEFLTFSYAWIDKVLPKIKDTGSFYIFNTPFNCALFLAYLRHKKAHFLNFITWVKKDGFANAKERYNHAQESILFYSMHKKNYTFNADEVRIAYESTERIKHAQSKGILKNNKRWFPNPKGKLCLDVWEIASQRHVEKEKGKILKPKHPSIKPKVFIERMIKASSHKNDLILDLFSGSGMTSLLTPVKSV, encoded by the coding sequence TTGATTTTGAATAAGATTTATATAGAAGATGTTTTCACCTTTTTAGACAAATTAGAAGATAAAAGCGTTGATTTAGCCATTATTGATTCTCCTTATAATCTTAAAATTGCTTCATGGGATAGTTTTAAAAATGATGAAGAGTTTTTAACATTTTCTTACGCTTGGATTGATAAAGTGCTACCCAAAATCAAAGATACGGGGAGTTTTTATATCTTTAATACCCCCTTTAATTGCGCTTTATTTTTAGCGTATTTGCGCCATAAAAAAGCGCATTTTTTAAATTTTATCACTTGGGTTAAAAAAGATGGGTTTGCCAACGCCAAAGAGCGTTATAACCACGCGCAAGAAAGCATTTTATTTTATAGCATGCACAAGAAAAACTACACCTTTAATGCCGATGAGGTTCGCATTGCTTATGAATCCACCGAACGCATCAAACATGCTCAAAGTAAGGGGATTTTAAAAAACAACAAACGCTGGTTCCCCAACCCTAAGGGCAAATTATGCCTTGATGTGTGGGAAATCGCTTCACAAAGGCATGTTGAAAAAGAGAAGGGTAAAATCCTTAAGCCCAAACACCCTAGCATTAAACCTAAAGTGTTCATTGAACGCATGATAAAGGCTAGCTCTCATAAAAACGATTTGATTTTAGATTTGTTTAGCGGCAGTGGCATGACTAGCTTATTGACCCCAGTAAAGAGTGTTTGA
- a CDS encoding 4-hydroxybenzoate polyprenyltransferase, with the protein MLKKITHKIKALSELVALEHTIFSSMFLLMAMVISSYQKNQTLFFELETLILCFLALLGARNFAMGFNRLVDRDIDKDNPRTKNRPSVDGRISVKGMVVFSVSNALLFVGVSYFINPLAFKLSLPFLIILGGYSYFKRFSSLAHFVVGLALGLAPIAGSVAVLGAIPLWNVFLALGVMLWVAGFDLLYSLQDMEFDKERGLFSIPSQLGEKWCLNLSRLSHLVALICWFFFVKCYHGGIFAYLGLGVSALILLYEQILVARDYKNIPKAFFVSNGYLGVVFFIFIVLDVGFKHA; encoded by the coding sequence TTGCTTAAAAAAATCACGCACAAAATCAAAGCTTTAAGCGAATTGGTCGCATTAGAGCATACGATATTTTCTAGCATGTTTTTACTCATGGCTATGGTCATAAGCTCCTATCAAAAAAATCAAACGCTCTTTTTTGAGTTAGAAACCCTAATCCTTTGTTTTTTGGCCTTACTAGGGGCGAGAAACTTCGCTATGGGGTTTAACCGCTTGGTGGATAGGGATATTGATAAGGATAACCCAAGGACGAAAAACCGCCCGAGCGTGGATGGCAGAATCAGCGTTAAAGGCATGGTGGTTTTTAGCGTTTCAAACGCTCTTTTGTTCGTGGGAGTGAGCTATTTCATTAACCCTTTAGCTTTCAAGCTTTCGTTACCTTTTTTAATCATTTTAGGGGGGTATTCGTATTTCAAGCGCTTTTCTTCTTTGGCGCATTTTGTTGTGGGTTTGGCTTTGGGTTTGGCCCCCATTGCGGGAAGCGTGGCGGTTTTAGGAGCGATCCCTTTATGGAATGTCTTTTTGGCTTTAGGGGTGATGTTATGGGTGGCTGGGTTTGATTTGCTTTATTCTTTACAGGATATGGAGTTTGATAAAGAAAGGGGCTTGTTTTCCATTCCTAGCCAATTAGGGGAAAAATGGTGCTTGAATCTTTCAAGGCTCTCACACCTTGTAGCGCTGATATGTTGGTTTTTTTTTGTGAAATGCTATCATGGGGGGATTTTTGCGTATTTAGGCCTAGGGGTTTCAGCCTTGATTTTACTCTATGAGCAGATCTTAGTGGCCAGAGATTATAAAAACATTCCTAAAGCCTTTTTTGTGAGTAATGGCTATTTGGGGGTGGTGTTTTTTATTTTTATTGTCCTTGATGTGGGGTTCAAGCATGCATGA
- a CDS encoding replicative DNA helicase — translation MDHLKHLQQLQNIERIVLSGIVLANHKIEEVHSVLEPSDFYYPPNGLFFEIALKLHEEDCPIDENFIRQKMPKDKQIKEEDLVAIFAASPIDNIEAYVEEIKNASIKRKLFGLANTIREQALESAQKSSDILGAVEREVYALLNGSTIEGFRSIKEVLESAMNLITENQRKGSLEVTGIPTGFVQLDNYTSGFNKGSLVIIGARPSMGKTSLMMNMVLSALNDDRGVAVFSLEMSAEQLALRALSDLTSINMHDLESARLDDDQWENLAKCYDHLSQKKLFFYDKSYVRIEQIRLQLRKLKSQHKELGIAFIDYLQLMSGSKATKERHEQIAEISRELKTLARELEIPIIALVQLNRSLENRDDKRPILSDIKDSGGIEQDADIVLFLYRGYIYQMRAEDNKIDKLKKEGKVEEAQELHLKVNEKRRIHKQNGSIEEAEIIVAKNRNGATGTVYTRFNAPFTRYEDMPIDSHLEEGQETKVDYDIVTT, via the coding sequence ATGGATCATTTAAAGCATTTGCAACAATTGCAAAACATTGAAAGGATCGTGCTTTCAGGCATTGTGTTGGCCAATCATAAGATTGAAGAGGTCCATAGCGTTTTAGAGCCTAGCGATTTTTACTACCCGCCTAACGGCTTGTTTTTTGAAATCGCTTTAAAACTGCATGAAGAAGATTGCCCCATTGATGAGAACTTTATCCGCCAAAAAATGCCTAAAGACAAGCAAATCAAAGAAGAAGATCTAGTCGCTATTTTTGCGGCAAGCCCCATAGATAATATTGAAGCCTATGTGGAAGAGATTAAAAACGCTTCCATTAAACGAAAACTTTTTGGCTTGGCTAACACCATTAGAGAGCAAGCCCTAGAAAGCGCGCAAAAATCCAGCGATATTTTAGGTGCTGTGGAGCGAGAAGTCTATGCGTTATTGAATGGCAGCACGATTGAGGGCTTTAGGAGCATTAAAGAAGTGCTTGAAAGCGCAATGAATCTTATCACAGAAAACCAAAGAAAGGGGAGTTTGGAAGTTACTGGCATACCGACTGGCTTTGTCCAATTGGATAATTATACGAGCGGTTTTAATAAGGGGAGTTTGGTCATTATAGGGGCAAGACCGTCTATGGGTAAAACCAGTTTGATGATGAACATGGTCTTAAGCGCTCTCAATGACGATAGGGGGGTAGCGGTTTTTAGTTTGGAAATGTCCGCAGAGCAACTCGCTTTAAGGGCGTTATCGGATCTCACTTCTATTAACATGCATGATTTAGAGAGCGCAAGGCTTGATGATGATCAATGGGAAAATTTAGCCAAATGCTACGATCACCTTTCGCAAAAAAAACTCTTTTTCTACGATAAAAGCTATGTGAGGATAGAGCAAATCCGCTTGCAACTGCGAAAGCTTAAATCCCAACACAAGGAATTGGGTATCGCTTTTATTGACTATTTGCAGCTCATGTCAGGGAGCAAAGCCACTAAAGAACGCCATGAGCAAATCGCTGAAATTTCAAGGGAGCTTAAAACCTTAGCCAGAGAGTTAGAAATCCCTATCATAGCGTTAGTGCAGCTCAACCGCAGCCTGGAAAATAGGGACGATAAACGGCCCATTCTTTCGGATATTAAAGACAGCGGAGGGATTGAACAGGACGCTGATATTGTTTTATTTTTGTATAGAGGCTATATCTATCAAATGAGGGCTGAAGATAACAAAATAGACAAACTCAAAAAAGAAGGCAAGGTTGAAGAAGCGCAAGAGTTGCACCTAAAAGTTAATGAAAAAAGGCGTATCCACAAGCAAAATGGCAGTATTGAAGAGGCTGAAATCATTGTGGCTAAAAACAGGAATGGGGCTACAGGAACGGTTTATACGCGCTTTAACGCTCCTTTCACGCGCTATGAAGACATGCCCATAGATTCCCATTTAGAAGAGGGGCAAGAAACTAAAGTGGATTATGATATAGTTACAACTTGA